A window of Candidatus Pantoea floridensis contains these coding sequences:
- a CDS encoding cyclase family protein: MNARWKKRPAQSTWGDFGSDDQLGRLNLLTAAKVREGVAEVKTGETFCLSLPLDLPGGTAMNPRRPPPQLNATRRGEHANMTYPLSRDNPQLTDVICDDSVTLALQYSTQWDSLAHMGQWFDVNDNGEPEMVFYNGYKANVDIVGETDYRAGCGCDRGSHLGAKALGIENMAAHGMQGRAVMIDIKRHFGNRRFAFGYPHLQQILQADNIEVRAGDFVCFRTGMDEAILAMQGEPNMDFLNTHFAGLDGSDRALRNWIDESGVVALIADNPAVEILPARPMNDDFYPSHPLHDLCLFRLGVYLGELMLLSPLADWLAQHQRHAFLLTAPPLRLPGAVGSPATPIATV; the protein is encoded by the coding sequence ATGAATGCACGTTGGAAAAAACGCCCAGCCCAGTCGACATGGGGCGATTTCGGTTCGGACGATCAGCTCGGCCGGCTTAATCTGCTTACTGCTGCCAAAGTGCGAGAAGGTGTCGCAGAGGTGAAGACGGGGGAAACCTTCTGTCTGAGTTTGCCACTCGATTTACCCGGCGGTACGGCGATGAATCCACGGCGTCCACCGCCTCAGCTTAATGCCACGCGACGCGGTGAACACGCCAATATGACCTATCCTCTTTCGCGTGACAATCCGCAGCTCACCGATGTGATCTGCGACGATAGCGTAACGCTGGCGCTGCAATACTCAACGCAATGGGACAGTCTGGCGCACATGGGCCAATGGTTTGACGTCAACGATAACGGCGAGCCGGAAATGGTGTTCTACAACGGGTACAAGGCCAATGTGGATATTGTCGGCGAAACCGATTACCGCGCTGGCTGTGGCTGCGATCGCGGCAGCCATCTCGGTGCCAAAGCGCTGGGCATTGAGAACATGGCAGCGCACGGTATGCAAGGCCGTGCGGTGATGATTGATATCAAACGCCATTTCGGTAACCGACGGTTTGCCTTTGGTTATCCGCATCTGCAACAGATTCTGCAGGCCGATAATATTGAGGTGCGAGCGGGCGATTTCGTCTGCTTCCGCACCGGCATGGACGAAGCCATTCTCGCCATGCAGGGTGAGCCGAATATGGACTTCCTCAATACGCATTTTGCCGGACTGGACGGTAGCGATCGGGCCTTACGTAACTGGATTGACGAGAGCGGCGTGGTGGCATTAATCGCAGATAACCCGGCGGTGGAGATTCTCCCAGCGCGGCCAATGAATGATGATTTCTATCCGTCGCATCCGCTGCACGATCTCTGCTTGTTCCGGCTGGGCGTCTATCTCGGAGAGTTGATGCTGCTGAGTCCGCTGGCAGACTGGCTGGCACAGCATCAGCGCCATGCGTTTCTGCTCACCGCGCCGCCGCTACGTTTGCCGGGCGCAGTGGGCTCGCCCGCTACGCCGATTGCGACAGTGTAG